In Ciconia boyciana chromosome 12, ASM3463844v1, whole genome shotgun sequence, a genomic segment contains:
- the POU3F4 gene encoding POU domain, class 3, transcription factor 4, whose product MATAASNPYSLLGSGSLAHADGAGMQQGSPFRNPQKLLQSEYLQGVPGNGHPLGHHWVTSLSDGGPWPSALAGGPLEQPDVKPGREDLQLGAIIHHRSPHVSHHSPHANHPSAWGASPAHSASLAPAAAGQPLNVYSQAGFAVGGMLEHGGLTPPPAAAAAAAAQGLHPGLRGEGGGEHGELGGHHCQDHSDEETPTSDELEQFAKQFKQRRIKLGFTQADVGLALGTLYGNVFSQTTICRFEALQLSFKNMCKLKPLLNKWLEEADSSTGSPTSIDKIAAQGRKRKKRTSIEVSVKGVLETHFLKCPKPAAQEISSLADSLQLEKEVVRVWFCNRRQKEKRMTPPGEQPQHEVYSHGVKTDTACHDL is encoded by the coding sequence ATGGCCACAGCCGCCTCCAACCCCTACAGCCTCCTCGGCTCCGGCTCGCTCGCCCATGCGGACGGCGCGGGCATGCAGCAGGGGAGCCCCTTCCGCAACCCgcagaagctgctgcagagcgAGTACCTGCAGGGCGTCCCCGGCAATGGGCACCCGCTGGGGCACCACTGGGTGACCAGCCTGAGCGACGGCGGGCCCTGGCCCTCGGCGCTGGCCGGCGGCCCGCTGGAGCAGCCCGACGTCAAGCCGGGCCGCGAGGACCTGCAGCTGGGCGCCATCATCCACCACCGCTCGCCCCACGTCTCCCACCACTCGCCCCACGCCAACCACCCCAGCGCCTGGGGCGCCAGCCCGGCCCACAGCGCCTCGctggcccccgccgccgccgggcagcCCCTCAACGTCTACTCGCAGGCCGGTTTCGCGGTGGGCGGCATGCTGGAGCACGGCGGGCTGaccccgccgcccgccgccgccgccgccgccgccgcgcagggcTTGCacccggggctgcggggcgagGGCGGCGGGGAGCACGGCGAGCTGGGCGGGCACCACTGCCAGGACCACTCGGATGAGGAGACGCCGACCTCGGACGAGCTGGAGCAGTTCGCCAAGCAGTTCAAGCAGCGGCGCATCAAGCTGGGCTTCACCCAGGCCGACGTGGGCTtggccctggggaccctctACGGCAACGTCTTCTCGCAGACCACCATCTGCCGCTTCGAGGCCCTGCAGCTCAGCTTCAAGAACATGTGCAAGCTGAAGCCGCTGCTGAACAAGTGGCTGGAGGAGGCCGACTCCTCCACCGGCAGCCCCACCAGCATCGACAAGATCGCGGcgcaggggaggaagaggaagaagcgGACCTCCATCGAGGTGAGTGTCAAGGGCGTGCTGGAAACGCACTTTCTCAAGTGTCCCAAGCCGGCCGCCCAGGAGATCTCCTCGCTGGCAGAcagcctgcagctggagaaggaggtggTGCGGGTCTGGTTCTGCAACCGGCGGCAGAAGGAGAAGCGCATGACCCCGCCGGGCGAGCAGCCGCAGCACGAGGTGTACTCCCACGGCGTGAAAACGGACACGGCCTGCCACGACCTCTGa